Proteins encoded together in one Mycobacterium simiae window:
- a CDS encoding SAM-dependent methyltransferase: MSRTAGDTWDIVTSVGLTALSVCAGRALDAALQPPLANDEFAAGFVAAAGEPTLAAAVATNDVDSAAGFNARWVGVRTRFFDDFFTQAVQSGTRQAVILAAGLDSRAYRLRWPADYTVYEVDRPQVLEFKQRVLDERGVTALTQRTVVATDLREDWAAALLAAGFDPRLPTAWALEGLLPYLPGPAQDALFEKLHELSAVGSHVATELGPEPGEVKEFAEGAATIRQLAALPPVAELWYDDPRVDTKSWLADRGWTVTGVDLMAKAAHEYGRELHGLPPIFERLLRDKFFTAVRTR, encoded by the coding sequence GACGAGCGTCGGGCTTACCGCGCTGAGTGTCTGCGCCGGGCGTGCCCTGGATGCCGCGCTGCAGCCGCCATTGGCGAACGACGAGTTCGCGGCGGGCTTTGTCGCCGCGGCGGGCGAGCCGACTCTCGCAGCCGCCGTTGCCACCAACGATGTGGACAGCGCGGCAGGGTTCAATGCGCGGTGGGTGGGGGTACGCACCCGATTCTTCGACGATTTTTTTACGCAGGCAGTGCAATCCGGGACACGTCAGGCCGTCATCCTGGCGGCGGGTCTGGATTCTCGCGCCTACCGGCTGCGGTGGCCGGCCGACTACACGGTGTACGAAGTCGACCGGCCGCAAGTCCTGGAGTTCAAGCAGCGGGTTCTCGACGAGCGGGGCGTCACCGCCCTGACCCAGCGAACGGTCGTCGCGACCGACCTGCGCGAGGACTGGGCGGCAGCTCTTCTCGCGGCGGGCTTCGACCCGCGATTACCAACGGCGTGGGCACTGGAAGGACTGCTGCCGTATTTGCCCGGTCCCGCTCAGGACGCGCTGTTCGAAAAGCTGCACGAACTCTCGGCGGTCGGTAGTCACGTCGCCACCGAGTTGGGGCCGGAGCCGGGTGAGGTGAAGGAATTCGCCGAGGGCGCCGCCACGATCAGGCAGCTCGCCGCGCTGCCCCCAGTCGCCGAGCTGTGGTACGACGACCCGCGGGTGGACACCAAGAGCTGGCTGGCCGACCGGGGTTGGACGGTCACCGGAGTCGACCTGATGGCCAAGGCGGCGCATGAATACGGGCGGGAATTGCACGGACTGCCGCCGATCTTCGAGCGCCTGCTGCGGGACAAATTCTTCACCGCCGTCCGCACCCGCTGA
- a CDS encoding alpha/beta hydrolase, producing MTTYAFDPEIGAVVPYLPDLPGGDPVAIRASLSDMVAQFPPPDTTGVRIENRQIPGRSGDPEVPIRIYRPEQRSAPAGVYHLHGGGFIAGDLETEHAFNVELSRQLGIVVVSVNYRLAPETPYPGGLEDVYAGLVWTAAHADELGIDPQRIAIQGTSAGGGLGAALALLARDRGGPHIAFQFLSVPELDDRLTTASMTDFVDTPLWSRPRAVVSWDCYLGPGRAGTADVPIYAAPARATDLAGLPPAYVSVMHFDPLRDEGVAYALAMLAAGVSVELHLFPGTFHGSAVIQDAAISKREQAEKLAVLRQALAL from the coding sequence ATGACGACGTACGCGTTCGACCCGGAAATCGGCGCGGTGGTTCCGTACTTGCCCGACCTCCCGGGCGGCGACCCGGTGGCCATCCGAGCCTCGTTGTCGGACATGGTCGCCCAGTTTCCGCCACCGGACACCACCGGAGTGCGGATCGAGAATCGGCAAATACCGGGTCGCAGCGGCGATCCCGAGGTTCCCATTCGCATCTACCGACCCGAGCAGCGCAGCGCCCCGGCGGGGGTTTACCACCTGCATGGGGGCGGGTTCATCGCCGGCGACCTGGAGACCGAACATGCCTTCAATGTCGAATTGAGCCGGCAACTCGGCATCGTCGTGGTTTCCGTCAATTACCGGCTAGCGCCCGAAACTCCATACCCCGGCGGGCTGGAGGACGTCTACGCCGGGCTGGTTTGGACGGCGGCCCACGCGGACGAACTGGGCATCGACCCGCAACGCATCGCCATCCAGGGCACCAGCGCCGGCGGGGGACTGGGTGCGGCGCTGGCGCTGCTGGCGCGCGATCGGGGCGGACCGCACATCGCGTTTCAGTTTCTCTCGGTCCCCGAACTCGACGATCGGCTCACTACGGCCAGCATGACCGACTTCGTCGATACACCGCTGTGGAGCCGGCCCCGAGCGGTCGTCAGTTGGGACTGTTATCTGGGTCCCGGTCGGGCCGGCACCGCGGATGTGCCGATCTACGCCGCACCCGCTCGAGCCACCGATCTAGCGGGCCTGCCACCGGCGTACGTGTCGGTCATGCATTTCGACCCACTGCGCGACGAAGGCGTCGCCTACGCGCTCGCCATGCTCGCCGCCGGCGTCAGCGTCGAACTACATTTGTTTCCAGGCACTTTCCACGGCTCGGCGGTGATTCAGGACGCCGCGATCTCGAAGCGAGAGCAGGCCGAGAAGCTGGCGGTGCTGCGTCAAGCACTCGCGTTATAG